In Defluviimonas aquaemixtae, the sequence AAATCCGCCGTGCACGAGATGATCTGGCCTTCATAGCCCTGCTGGAAGAGCTGTTCGCAGATCGGATGCACGTAGTCCGAATAGCAGGTGTCGAGGCAGACGATGTCGGGATTGCCCGAGATGAGCCGCGTCACGACCGGCGCAAAGTCCGTCGTCGCCGGGTCAAAGAGGAGCGGTGCCTCCAGCATCTCGATGCCCGCCGCCTCGAAAGCGGCGAGATAGGTTGCGACCGACGGAAGGCCGAGCGCGTCGTCCTGGGCGCACATCACGGCCGTCTTCAGGTCCGGCTTGGTCTCGGCCAGCCACTCGACGCCTGTCACGTTGTAGATCGGGTGCACTTCGGCCGGCGCGATCAGTGTTGTCGTGTCGGGCGAGAGGTCGGAGGGCAGAAGCGTCGAGAACAGCATCCCGGTCTTTTCTGCCACCGGCTGCACGCCCGGCCATGTATCGCCGCCGAGCATCATGATGAAGCTCACCTCGTCCTCTCGGATGAGCTTGGTGGCACCGGTGCGTGCCTTTGCGGGGTCGTATTCGTTGTCGTAGCTAACGAACTCGACCATGTAGTCGCCGTCCGACAGCTTGATCCCGCCGGCTGCGTTCACCCGTTCGGCCCATATCTCGCAACCGTCAAGCCCGGGCTTGCCCCAGGCTGCGACCGGACCGGTCAACGGCGCGAGGAAGCCGATCTTGATAATCTTATCCTGCGCCAACGCAGCGCCGGGCAGCCCAGCACTGGCCGCCGTGACGGCGGTCGATTTCAGAAATGTCCGGCGGGTCAGGCCGGAGGCCACCAGTCTGGAAATCATAGTAGTCCTCCCGTGTTGGCACCGCTATTTTTTCTTTGTGCGGCGTTTTTGAATGAGCCCGGCATGGACGCGGCCGCCCCCTTCCGGATCGATTGATCCGCATTTAAACCAATAACTTCAAATGGTCCTCTTTCGGACCAACGTTAGCAA encodes:
- a CDS encoding ABC transporter substrate-binding protein yields the protein MISRLVASGLTRRTFLKSTAVTAASAGLPGAALAQDKIIKIGFLAPLTGPVAAWGKPGLDGCEIWAERVNAAGGIKLSDGDYMVEFVSYDNEYDPAKARTGATKLIREDEVSFIMMLGGDTWPGVQPVAEKTGMLFSTLLPSDLSPDTTTLIAPAEVHPIYNVTGVEWLAETKPDLKTAVMCAQDDALGLPSVATYLAAFEAAGIEMLEAPLLFDPATTDFAPVVTRLISGNPDIVCLDTCYSDYVHPICEQLFQQGYEGQIISCTADFYDQIIAKTSKEFMEGFVFQFPDFDDPALNADNINFDDPNGFFAEYNKRHPGQWGAVSWEYASIMDLWKAGAEKAGSAAPDAVIAAMKEGGKGLHAFGEANWWGTELFGIDNALVGDWPVVVIEDGKAVIKGFKNIPAWYDKHGELLIKYMSEYDQMWNQRS